In one window of Methanocorpusculum sp. DNA:
- a CDS encoding glycosyltransferase family 1 protein, translating to MKVLYDYQAFLRTKYGGVPRYFSELIQCYNVEDIEPIVPRGYCRNEDYRNLYFSERKPVNWRLRDSIVDMMYSHFHVSPAKYLSGIKRLSLSQIKKGDFDIFHPTSFDSYFLEYIGKKPYVLTIYDLTYDIYPEFFPLSTDVRANMHVLVENATHLIAISECTKNDLVTYYNVDPDCIDVVYLGSLFERYLISPTLSLDESNNKYLLYVGERGGYKNFYHFVNAIHPILQANLCELVCVGGGQFSGDEVKFLKSLGILHKVHQEFVSNEKLISLYQHAVAFVYPSLNEGFGLPTLEAFSCGCPVICSNTSCFPEVGGDAVIYFEPKSAESIRKAVYRVLYDNKLRNNMISDGYKQLNNFSWNKCAEETKRVYLKVLDSK from the coding sequence ATGAAAGTATTATATGATTATCAGGCATTTTTGCGGACAAAATATGGTGGAGTGCCCCGGTATTTCTCTGAATTGATTCAATGTTATAATGTTGAGGATATAGAACCGATCGTTCCCCGTGGGTATTGTCGAAATGAGGATTATCGGAATCTGTATTTTTCGGAACGAAAACCAGTAAACTGGCGCTTGCGTGATTCCATTGTGGACATGATGTATAGTCACTTTCATGTTAGTCCGGCAAAATATCTTTCAGGGATAAAAAGGCTTAGTCTCTCACAAATAAAGAAAGGGGATTTTGATATATTTCACCCAACATCATTTGATTCGTATTTTCTAGAGTATATTGGTAAAAAACCCTATGTACTTACCATTTATGATTTAACGTATGATATTTATCCGGAGTTTTTTCCCTTGTCAACGGATGTACGTGCAAATATGCACGTACTCGTAGAAAATGCAACCCATCTAATTGCTATTTCAGAGTGTACCAAGAATGATTTAGTTACATATTACAACGTAGATCCTGATTGTATTGATGTTGTGTATCTTGGTTCTTTATTTGAGAGATATTTAATTTCCCCAACATTATCGTTAGATGAGTCTAACAATAAATATCTGCTTTATGTCGGAGAACGTGGTGGATATAAGAATTTTTACCATTTTGTAAATGCTATTCATCCAATTCTTCAAGCGAATCTCTGTGAATTGGTGTGTGTCGGAGGCGGGCAGTTTAGTGGAGATGAAGTGAAATTTTTGAAATCTCTTGGAATTCTGCATAAGGTTCATCAGGAGTTTGTAAGCAATGAAAAATTGATTTCATTATATCAGCATGCTGTCGCATTTGTCTATCCATCTTTGAATGAAGGCTTTGGTTTGCCCACATTAGAGGCATTTTCTTGTGGTTGTCCTGTAATTTGTAGTAATACGAGTTGTTTCCCGGAAGTTGGCGGCGATGCAGTAATTTATTTTGAGCCAAAATCTGCAGAATCCATAAGAAAGGCTGTTTATCGGGTTCTTTATGATAATAAATTACGAAATAACATGATATCTGATGGTTACAAGCAACTCAATAATTTCTCCTGGAATAAATGTGCGGAAGAGACTAAGAGAGTTTATCTAAAGGTGCTTGATTCAAAATAA
- a CDS encoding FkbM family methyltransferase — translation MISFIQEYYANIDVDSEIAEVLNHLPICGITMHPYEWGSLFNEDYTAKFEAIEVLHDRDRGLPYTFLDGKRLYFPRSMSDYGIKRSYYGLQEIEQHPQSPHRYLTETFDVQNDDIVVDCGVAEGNFGLNIVDRVKKLYLFEPEEIWMEPLQATFAPWNNKVVIVQKYLSDITDDMNISLDDYFADKEYPTFLKLDVEGYEGRLLCGAEKILSSHSIKKVATCTYHYHDDEKKLGDLLRSHGFVTKHSQGYMIVGLDVIRPPYLRRGVIRATKN, via the coding sequence ATGATCTCATTCATCCAAGAATATTATGCAAATATTGATGTTGATTCTGAGATTGCCGAGGTTCTAAATCATCTTCCCATATGTGGTATAACAATGCATCCCTACGAGTGGGGATCACTATTCAATGAAGACTACACAGCTAAATTTGAAGCGATAGAAGTATTACATGATAGGGATCGAGGGCTTCCGTATACTTTTTTGGATGGTAAACGATTATATTTTCCCCGTTCAATGAGTGATTATGGAATTAAAAGGAGTTATTACGGATTACAGGAGATCGAGCAACACCCACAATCACCCCACCGATATTTAACAGAAACATTTGATGTGCAAAATGATGATATCGTAGTTGATTGCGGAGTGGCCGAGGGTAATTTTGGACTAAATATTGTTGATCGAGTCAAAAAACTCTATCTATTTGAACCTGAAGAGATATGGATGGAGCCATTACAAGCAACATTTGCTCCATGGAACAATAAAGTAGTCATTGTTCAGAAATATCTCTCAGATATAACAGATGATATGAATATTTCATTAGATGATTATTTTGCAGACAAAGAATATCCAACATTCCTGAAACTTGATGTTGAAGGATATGAAGGACGTCTTCTGTGCGGAGCGGAAAAGATACTTTCGTCACATAGCATCAAAAAAGTAGCTACATGTACGTATCATTATCATGACGATGAAAAAAAGCTTGGGGACCTTCTTCGTTCACATGGCTTTGTCACAAAACATTCCCAAGGTTATATGATTGTTGGATTAGATGTTATTCGCCCACCCTATCTCCGTCGTGGTGTAATCAGAGCAACGAAAAACTGA
- a CDS encoding glycosyltransferase, with protein sequence MSITELIQYARFIISKILHPNIIHLNNQNNSKKFVLLSYITNPFRMSPNNSRFNHHSNKWECRKMANIWLKHGYNVDVIDWNNTHFIPKRNYAIFIDIHANMERLTPFLKNSKKILHITGAHWKFQNTAETKRLSDLKSRRGFSLKPRRQVTPCNGIEYADCATILGNKFTQDTYAFSKKVLYPIHLSTSLLFPHYEKDFTKINKNYLWLGSTGMVHKGLDLVLEAFSQLPDYNLIVCGPVDMEKDFENAYFKELYQSSNIKTLGFVSLDSKDFLDTIQNTVGLIYPSCSEGQAGSVISCMHAGLIPIISYESGVDTGDFGCTLSENTIDAIIEAVISLSQKPTEELRIMSYKSWSYAREYHTREMFSKDYEDFVEKILNKTESF encoded by the coding sequence ATGAGCATTACTGAACTTATACAATATGCACGATTTATAATATCAAAAATACTCCACCCCAATATAATTCATTTAAATAACCAAAATAACAGTAAAAAATTTGTTTTACTATCATATATCACAAATCCGTTTAGAATGAGTCCGAATAATTCCAGATTTAATCATCATTCCAATAAATGGGAATGCAGAAAAATGGCAAACATATGGTTAAAACATGGATATAATGTAGATGTGATTGATTGGAATAACACTCATTTTATTCCAAAAAGAAACTACGCAATATTCATTGATATACATGCAAATATGGAACGTCTAACCCCATTTCTGAAAAATTCCAAAAAAATTTTGCACATCACCGGAGCACATTGGAAATTCCAGAATACTGCTGAAACAAAACGACTCTCTGACTTGAAATCAAGAAGAGGTTTCTCACTAAAACCAAGACGCCAAGTTACTCCATGTAATGGCATTGAATACGCAGATTGTGCAACAATACTGGGCAACAAATTTACGCAGGATACATACGCCTTTTCAAAAAAGGTCTTATATCCCATACATCTCTCAACATCACTTCTCTTTCCCCATTATGAAAAAGATTTCACAAAAATTAACAAAAATTATCTTTGGCTTGGGAGTACAGGGATGGTACATAAAGGACTTGATTTAGTATTGGAAGCTTTTAGTCAATTGCCAGATTATAACTTAATCGTATGCGGACCAGTTGACATGGAGAAAGACTTTGAAAATGCATATTTCAAAGAACTTTATCAATCATCAAACATAAAAACACTAGGATTTGTATCTTTAGACAGTAAGGACTTTCTGGATACTATTCAGAATACAGTTGGACTGATATATCCATCATGCTCTGAAGGACAGGCAGGAAGTGTAATATCTTGCATGCATGCCGGATTAATTCCTATAATCAGTTATGAATCCGGAGTTGACACTGGAGATTTTGGATGTACATTATCTGAAAACACCATAGATGCAATTATTGAGGCGGTAATTTCATTATCTCAAAAACCAACTGAAGAACTCAGAATTATGTCATATAAATCATGGTCTTATGCTAGAGAATATCACACACGGGAAATGTTTTCAAAAGATTATGAAGATTTTGTTGAGAAAATCCTTAATAAAACAGAATCATTTTAA